GTGCAGTGGTTGCTTCGCCACATCGGGCGAGATCGCATCCTCACCGTCCGCTCGATCGCCATGGTGCGTACGCTGAGCGAGCTGTGACCAGAACCGCCTGTCCCGCAGGCGGCGGCCAAGGACGATCCACCAGGGAGGCCGACATGAACGTGGGCGACGAGGTCGCGGACTTCGAGCTGCCGGATCAGGACGGCCAACCACGCCGCCTGTCGACGCTGCTCGAGAACGGCCCTGTGGTGCTGTTCTTCTACCCGGCGGCGATGACGAAGGGCTGCACCAAGGAGGCCTGCCACTTTCGTGACTTGGCCGCGGAGTACGCCGAAGTGGGCGCGCAGCGAGTGGGCATCAGCCTCGACACGGTCGACAAGCAGAAGCGCTTCGCCGACCAGCACTCCTTTGACTACCCGTTGCTGTCGGACGACGACGGCACGGTGGCCAGGCAGTTCGGTGTCGCCCGCCCGATCAGCTTGCTCAAGGTGAAGCGGCACACGTTCGTGATCGGCACCGACCGCAAGTTGCTCGCGGAGATCTCGAGCGAGACGAACATGAACCGCCACGCCGACGACGCGCTCGAGTTCCTGAAAGCGCGCACCGCCAGTTGACGCGCTCGCCCGCGTCAGCGCAGGTCGTCGTACGCGCGGCGTAACAGCAGGGCGGCGGCCCCGTGCAGCACACCGCGCACGATGAACCACAGACCCACCACGAGCGCCACGGTGGCGACGCCGGTCCAGGGGTCGATCAGCACTACGACGCCGGCCACGAGGCTCAGCGCACCGAACAAGCGGACCAGCCAGGGCTTGGGATGGGTGGCGGCGCGAGCGAAGTCGTCGATCCCGGCCACCACCAGCCACACGCCGAGGGCCACGAGCACGGCGTAGAGGCCTGCGCCGGGTCGGGTGAGGGCGATGAGCCCCGCCACGATCCCCGCCACCGACAGGCCGACCGCCCAGCCACGGCCGGGCACGCCGGCGGGCACGCCCGCCGCGGCGATCATCGTCGCCACGCTGAAGACCAACAAGGCAATGCCGACCACCACCGCCAGCCCCGCGATCGTGACACCCGGATACGCGACGGCCACGATCCCGGCCACCACTTCGGCCACGCCGACGGCGAGCAGCCAGTGCCACTTCCCGGTGATCTCCGCCAGCGCGTCGAGCAGCGTGCCGGGCGGGCGCGGACCCAGCGGCCGGCGCGCGGTCACCGGGAGCTCCCCATCACGCCCGGCTCAGCAGGTCCTTGGCGATGTGGGTGATCTGGATCTCGTCGGTGCCGGCGTAGATCTGGAACACCTTGGCGTCGCGGGCGAGCTGCTCCACCCGGTACTCCGACATGTAGCCGTTGCCGCCGAACAGCTGCACCGCCGCCATGGCCACCTCGCTCGCCGAACGGGCCGAGTACAGCTTCAGCGCGGACGCTTCCGCGAGCGTCATCTGCTTGCCGGCTGCCGCCATCTCCACGAAGCGGAACACGAGGTTCTGCACGTTGAGCCGGGCGACTTCCATCAGCGCCAGCTTCTCCTGGATCAGCTGGAACTCGGCGATCGGCTTCTCCCACAGGAGCCGGTTCTTCGCGTAGTCGATCGACAGCGCGAGGCACTCCTCGATCACGCCGAGCGACATGGCCGCGACCCCGGCCCGCTCGGTGGTGAAGTTGGCCTTGGCCGACTCGCGCCCGCCGCCGCCGCCCATCTCCTCGGTGCCGCCGAGCAGCCGGTCCTTGCCCACCCGCACGTCGGTGAGGAACAGCTCGCCGGTGGGCGACGAGTGCAGTCCCATCTTGCGGAACGGTTTGGACTGCTCGAAGCCCTCCATGCCTTTGTCGAGGATGAAGGCCAACACGTTGCGCTCGCGCATCGGCGCGTTGTCGCCTTCGTCGAGCTTGGCGTACACGACCGTCGTGTCGGCGTACGGACCGTTCGTGATGAAGGTCTTGTTCCCGTTGAGGATGTACTCGTCGCCGTCGCGGCGCGCCGACGTGCGCATGCCGCCGAGCGCGTCGGAACCGGAGTTCGGCTCGGTGATGGCCCACGCGCCGACCTTCTCGAAGGTGAGCAAGTCGCCGCCCCAGCGCTCCTTTTGCTCGATGGTGCCGCTCTTCATGATCGTGCCTGCGGCGAGGCCGGTGCTCACGCCCATGGCGGTGACGATGCCCGGGCAGTAGTGGCACAGCTCGATGATCGGGATCAGCGTCATCGACGCGGCGCCGCCGTCGCCACCCTCACGCTCGGGCTTGGGGGGCAACGTCTCGCCCTGCGCCGCGGCCTCGGCGGCGGCCTTCTCGTGTTCGATGCGGGCCTTGAAGCCGGCCCGCGCCATGGTGTCCATGCCGAACGTGGCGTACAGCTTGCGGATGATGTCGTACGGCGGCAGATCGCCGTGCTCGAGGTCGTCGATGTGGGGCTTCACCTCTTCCTCGAGGAAGCGCCGCACGGCATCGCGCACCATCAGCTGCTCGTCGGACCATTCGTACACCGGTGTTCCCCCTCCGGGTGGTTGCCGTCGCGACGGCTCGGCCAGGCCCGTCACCGTACGTCGCCCGGCTTCCCAGGGCGAAACGCCACGGCATCGGGTGGCGGGCCTCCACCGACCTGACGGCGTGTTAGAACGTGTTCTCGTTTCTCGCGCCAGTGGAAGGGGCACCTGGATGCAGCGCTTCGAAGGTCGGGCCGTGTTCGTCACCGGCGTGGCGTCGGGGATCGGGCGGGCGTCGTTCGTGCAGTTCGCGTCAGAAGGCGCATCGGTCTACGGGATCGATGCCAACGCCGAGGCCCTCGCCGAGACCGAGCAGATGGCAGAGGCCGCCGTGGCGGAGGCCGGCGGATCGGGCGCCACGTTGATCGTGCAGCCCGGCGACGTGAGCGACGAGCAAGCGGTGGGCGCGCACGTCGCCGCGGCCGTCGACGCGTTCGGCGGGCTCGACGTCGTGGCAAACATCGCCGGCATCTTGCGGTTCGGCCACACCCACGAGTTCGACTTCGCCACTTGGCGCAAGATGTTCGACGTCAACGTGCACGGCACGTTCCTCGTCTGCCGGGCCGCCCTCCCCCACCTGCTCGAGCGCAGGGGCGTGATCGTGAACATCGCGTCGACGGCCGCCCACGCCGGCTGCCCGTGGGGCGCCGCGTACAGCGGCACGAAAGGCGCCGTGCTGTCGATGACGAGGGCGCTGGCGGTCGAGTACGCCGAGCAGGGCCTGCGGGCGGTCACGATCAGCCCCGGGTCGGTGGAGACGCCCATCCAGAACGAGTTCGCCGTGCCCGAAGGCGCCAACTGGAAGCTGATCCAGCGCGCCATGCCGCTCGGCCGCAGCGCCAAGCCCGAAGAGCTCGGCAAGATCGTCGCGTGGGCCGCGTCGGACGACTCGTCGATCTTCAACGGCGCCGACCTGCGGATCGACAGCGCCACCCTCGCCTGAACCCTCCCCCCGCTGTGAGCACTTGGCCACCCACCAGGTGGCTACCTGCTCACACCACCGTGGGAGGTGGGGAACCCTCCCCCCGCTGTGAGCACTTGACCACCCACCAGGTGGCTACCTGCTCACACCACGGTGGGAGGTGGGGAACCCGCGCCCCGCTGTGAGCACTTGACCACCCACCAGGTGGCTACGTGCTCACAGCACGGTGGGAGGGTCCGGATCAGGGGGCGTCGACCCCGTCGGCGCCGTCGGACGACGCCGCAGCACCGTTGGTGCCGTTGCTCGCCGCACCGTTGGTGCCGTTGGTGCCATTCGACCCGGCGACCGTGCCACCGGCGCCGCCCGCGCTGCCTCCGGTGCCGCCGGCCGGCGTGCCGACAGCGCCGATCGCGCCGTTGCTGCCACCCGAGGTGCCTGCGCCACCGAGGCCGCCGGGACTGCCGGCGGCCGAGCCCCCGGGGCCTCCCGCGCCACCGGCCCCCGCGCTGGGCGTGCCCGGCGTGCCGCCGGGCGAGCCCGCACCACCGGTGGCCGCACCGCCCGCACCGCCGGAGGCCGCACCGGCGCCACCGGCACCGGCGATCTCGGCCTGGGTGGTCGTGGGCGCCGGCGTGTTGTACGTCGACGTGGTCGAGGCCGTGTTGCCGGACACGTTGCCGGTCGACACGTTCACACCCGAGTCAGCCGAGGCCGTGCCCGTGTTGACGAGCAGCGACGACTGGGTGGGCGTGACGACCCCACCGGCGTCGATGTGACCCGACTGGGTGACCTGGTTGGTGGCTTCGACCCCCTCGGCCGAAGCGGGCCCGGAGCCGACCGATGCGGTTCCGTCCGACGAGTTGCTCGACGGCGACGTCGACGAGGAGGCGAGGTCGCCGGTCGTCTGGTCCTCGGTGGAGTCAGCTGCGGCGTCGCCACCGGCGCCGCCCGTGGCCGTCCCTGCACCACCGTGGCCACCCGTGGCTGCGCCACCTGAACCACCCGTGCCACCGTTTCCGCCCGTGCCAGACCCGCCGGCACCACCTGCAGCACCTGCACCACCCGTGCTCGCGCCACCAGCACCACCTGCGCCACCGTTGCCGCCGGTGCCCGACGTGACCGTGCCACCTGCGCCGCCACCGCCACCGGTGCCACCTGTGGCGCCGCCACCGGCGCCGCCAGCACCACCACCGGCGCCGTTGCCTGCGGCACCAGCCCCACCAGCTGCGCCTGCGCCACCGGTCGAAGCACCGCCTGCGCCGCCCGTGGCGGCCGAGGCACCACCCGCGCCACCCGTGGCCGCCGAGGTGGCCGTCGGCCCGTCAGCGGTGGTCGTGGCGGTGTGGGAGACACCGTTCGTCGAGGCGTTGCCGACGCCGGTGTTGCCGCCCGTGAAGGCCGAGCCGAACCCGGTCGTGTGGGCCGTGACGTCCTGGTCGACGTCGGCCACGCCGGGCGTGCCGATCGTGACGTCCGCGGCCTGCGTCGCGTGCAACGTCGACTTGGCGCCGACTGCATCGCCGGCCCCGCTCGTGACGCTCGCCGTTCCGTCGGACGTGTTTGAAGTCGTGCCAGAGTCGGCCTGGCCGATGTCGCCCGTCGTGAGCGAGGAGTGGGCGCTCGAGTCGGCGCCGCCACCTGCGCCGCCGGTCGAGGTGCCCGCGAGACCGGCACCACCGGTCGAGGTGCCACCAGCGCCACCCGCGCCACCGGCACCACCGGTGCCCGCGCCGCCATTGCCGCCAACGGCGCCCGCACCGCCGGTCGAGGTGCCACCGGCACCACCCGCGCCGCCGGCACCACCGGTGCCCGCGGCTGCCGTCCCGGAACTGGACGACCCGCCCGTGCCCGGAAGACCCGGGACGCCGCCGCCGAGGACGCCCGGACCACCTGGGCCGCCGGAGCCGCCCGAGCCGCCACTGGCCGATCCGCCGGTCGTCGAGGCGCCACCACCGGCACCACCTGCACCACCGGAACCACCGGTCGAGGTGCCACCGGCACCACCCGCGCCGCCTGTGGCGCCGGAACCGACGCCGCCTTGGCCACCCACGGCACCGGCGCCGCCGGTGGAGGCACCGCCAGCGCCGCCGGTCGCTGCCGACGCGCCACCCGCGCCGCCCGTGGCCGCGCTCGTGGCGGTCGGCCCGGACTGCAACGTGGTCACCGTCGAGTCAGCGTTGTTGGTCGAATCGTTGCCGTCAGCCTGGTTGGCGCCGGTGATGGCCGATGCCGTGCCGTCGACCGTGCTGTCGAGGCCCTGGTCGAGGTTGGCGACGCCCGTGCCGGACACGTTCGCCGTGGCCTGCTGCGAGCTGGTCAGCGTCGAGCCTGCGTCGGCACCGGTGGCCGACGCAGCCCCCGTGGCGATCGTCGCGGTGCCGTCGGAGTTGTTGGAAGTGGTTCGGCTCGTGCTCTGACCGATGTCGCCGGTCGTGAGCGACGCGTCAGCGTGGTCGGTGGACGCACCACCCGCACCTCCGGTCGAGGTCGCGGCGCCACCGGCACCGCCCGTGCTCGCACCGCCGGCACCACCGGCCGCTCCGGCGCCGCCGTTGCCGGCACCACCGAGACCACCGGCACCACCCGCGCCGCCCGTGCTGGCACCACCGGCACCACCGACGCCACCGGCACCACCGGTCGAGTTCGCATTACCGCCGGTCCCGGCACCGCCCGAGCCGCCCGAACCACCCGAGCCGCCGGCACCGAGGCCTGCCGGGCCACCGGCACCGCCCGCGCCGCCGGCACCACCCGTGCCCGTGCCGCCGGTCGAGGTGGCCGCGCCACCTGTGCCACCGGCCGCACCCGCGCCACCGGTGCTCACGCCACCGGCACCACCGGCACCGCCCGCCGCGCCGTTGCCAGCGCCGCCAGCCCCACCGGCGCCGCCGGCGCCGCCCGTGCTGGCTCCGCCTGCGCCGCCAAGCGACGCAGATGCCCCGCCGGCACCGCCGGTCGAGGTGCTCGACACCACCGGGCCGCCGACCGTGTTGCCGTCGTTCGAGGTCGAGCCGTTGGTCGAAGCGTTGCCGACCGCGCCGTTGCCGCCGGA
This region of Acidimicrobiales bacterium genomic DNA includes:
- a CDS encoding peroxiredoxin, with translation MNVGDEVADFELPDQDGQPRRLSTLLENGPVVLFFYPAAMTKGCTKEACHFRDLAAEYAEVGAQRVGISLDTVDKQKRFADQHSFDYPLLSDDDGTVARQFGVARPISLLKVKRHTFVIGTDRKLLAEISSETNMNRHADDALEFLKARTAS
- a CDS encoding DUF308 domain-containing protein: MTARRPLGPRPPGTLLDALAEITGKWHWLLAVGVAEVVAGIVAVAYPGVTIAGLAVVVGIALLVFSVATMIAAAGVPAGVPGRGWAVGLSVAGIVAGLIALTRPGAGLYAVLVALGVWLVVAGIDDFARAATHPKPWLVRLFGALSLVAGVVVLIDPWTGVATVALVVGLWFIVRGVLHGAAALLLRRAYDDLR
- a CDS encoding acyl-CoA dehydrogenase family protein gives rise to the protein MYEWSDEQLMVRDAVRRFLEEEVKPHIDDLEHGDLPPYDIIRKLYATFGMDTMARAGFKARIEHEKAAAEAAAQGETLPPKPEREGGDGGAASMTLIPIIELCHYCPGIVTAMGVSTGLAAGTIMKSGTIEQKERWGGDLLTFEKVGAWAITEPNSGSDALGGMRTSARRDGDEYILNGNKTFITNGPYADTTVVYAKLDEGDNAPMRERNVLAFILDKGMEGFEQSKPFRKMGLHSSPTGELFLTDVRVGKDRLLGGTEEMGGGGGRESAKANFTTERAGVAAMSLGVIEECLALSIDYAKNRLLWEKPIAEFQLIQEKLALMEVARLNVQNLVFRFVEMAAAGKQMTLAEASALKLYSARSASEVAMAAVQLFGGNGYMSEYRVEQLARDAKVFQIYAGTDEIQITHIAKDLLSRA
- a CDS encoding SDR family oxidoreductase encodes the protein MQRFEGRAVFVTGVASGIGRASFVQFASEGASVYGIDANAEALAETEQMAEAAVAEAGGSGATLIVQPGDVSDEQAVGAHVAAAVDAFGGLDVVANIAGILRFGHTHEFDFATWRKMFDVNVHGTFLVCRAALPHLLERRGVIVNIASTAAHAGCPWGAAYSGTKGAVLSMTRALAVEYAEQGLRAVTISPGSVETPIQNEFAVPEGANWKLIQRAMPLGRSAKPEELGKIVAWAASDDSSIFNGADLRIDSATLA